Below is a window of Stygiolobus azoricus DNA.
CTTAAAATAGAGAATGAAAACATGTTTAGTCTTTTCTTTAACTCCTATTCACTCGCTTCTCAAGATGAGAGAAAAATATATTGCGCGACATTAAAAGGTAAAAGGATTATATGTGATGATAGTATATTTCGCCTTTATTGGAAAATTGAGCATTTAAAGCAAAAATTTGAAAAGTTAGGATTAAAAGTCGTTAAAGTAACTGAAGTTGACGGGATTGCATTACCACCTATAGATAAAGAGACCGTTGTCAAGTTAGCATCCATGGGTCTAAGGTTCCCTCCTAAATCCACTAGGCATATCTATAAATTTTTTATACCAAGAGAAGAACTATATCTAAAATGCTAATACTAGTATTACAACTGTTATTATTCCTCTATCCTTCTCTTTTTGTATTGTATCAACTAATACTTTATTACCGTTCTGAAAAAGTTCTCGTTTTAAATCCAGATCTAAAAGAAACAAATTTGCCCTTCCTTTCTATAATTGTCCCTACTAAAGGCGAGTCATTAGACGTGATTCAAGGTTTAATAGATAATATAAATGAATTAATATGGGATAAGCAAAAGCTTGAAGTAATCATCGTTTCAGATGATGATGAACGATACTTTTCTACCCTTAAGAGCACCTTAAAAATCCCTAAAAACCTTAACGTCAGATTGTTCAGGAGGGAAAAAAGACTGGGTTTCAAGAGTGGGGCACTGTCATATGGGTTTGAAAGGGCTAGAGGAGACTTAATTTTAACCATAGACGTAGACTCAAGGCTTCCTCGTGATGCCTTAATTAAGGCTTACGCTAAAATGATTGAGAGTAATTGCGATGCTGTCGTTTTTGAATGGAATGGATACACAAATACCGTGTATTCTAACTTAGCTAAAGGATTAGTCGCTACAACAGTCTTAGCAAGCAGAGCTTTATTTAGAGGTAAAGAAAGTATAGGTTTAAGACCATTCCCAGTAGGGAGTGGAACTATATTTAAAAGAGAAGTGTTAGAAAAACTTCATGGATGGGACTATAGTTTAATACAAGATGATCTAGAAATAGGTGCAAGAATGGCACACATAGGGAAGAGGGTATGCTCTTCAGGAGTGCCGATATATATCGAGGTTCCTGATAACTTATACGGGTTTTATGTACAACAAACTAGATGGGCATTGGGTACTGGTGAGGTGTTGAGAAACAGGATAAAATACATCTTAAACTCGCCTTATAGCTTAGCTCAAAAGATGGACATGATATTTCACCTTTTACAATATACCCCAATAATAATCACTTTTATATTAGCAACACTGGTTGCTGGTCTAGCTCCTTTTAAGTTTGGAGATATCTTGAAGACTCCTCTGTTCTTATTCTGGATGATGATATTGATTCTGTATGCAATAACCCTCTTTACATTAGCACTGAGGTTGGGGTTGGGGTTCAAGAACAGTTTAATGGCTATTGGAGCTTTATCTGCACTTACGGTAGCAATATCTCCTTTTATCACTATAAGCTTCTTCAAGGGTATTCTATCTAAAGATAAAGTTTACGTAGTTACTCCCAAAGGCAATGTGAAAGTTTCCGTTGAATCTAAGGTTAGAAGAATAAAAATCGTAATTGCTATTTTTGGGCTAATGTATTTTACAGCTTCAGTACTATACTTTCTTCACTCCTACATTATTACTGGTCTTTGGTTACTGTACTACTCCTCAGGTTACTTATACACATTATTTAGAATGAAATAAATAATACGACAAATTCTTTTAAATAAACCGAATTTTACTTAATAAGATTAGCATGGAAGTTCAAGCTTTTAACTCTATTTCTGATGAAGAGATATTCAAGCTTCTTACTCCTCAAGTAGCAAAATGGTTTAAGGAAAAGTACAAGACTTTTACACCACCACAGAGGGGAGCTATTCCCTTAATAAAAGCTGGTAAAAATGTGCTTGTTTCTAGTCCAACGGGTAGCGGGAAAACTTTGGCAGCTTTCCTTGGTATTTTAGATACCTTAATCAAAATGGGTTATGAAGGTAATCTTGAGAATACTATTTATGCCATTTACATTTCCCCATTAAGAGCATTAAATAATGATATGCAGAGAAACTTACTTGAACCTTTGTCAGAACTCAGCTCCCTATATCCCGACTTACCTAAGATAAAAGTAGGTATCAGAACAAGCGACACTACATCTTACCAAAAGCAAAAGATGCTCAGAGACCCTCCCCATATACTGATAACTACCCCTGAATCTTTTGGAATATCTTTAGTTTCCCCGAAGTTCAGAGAGAAACTTGTTAATGTAAGGTGGGTAATAATTGACGAAATTCATGAGCTTGCTAACAGTAAAAGAGGAGCTTATTTATCAGGACTTTTAGAACTATACCAGAATTTGGTAGCTAAAAACGAGTTAGTTAGGATCGGATTAAGTGCTACAGTGTCTCCTCTGGAAGAAGTAGCAAAATTTCTGGTAGGAAATAATAGAAGCTTTGAAATAATCGATGCTAGATTTGTTAAGCCAATAGACATCAAAGTTGTTTCGCCAGTAAGGGACTTGGTTCACGCGTCAGAGGAGGAGGTTAGTAAGGGGATTTATGATTTCTTGATCTCTGAAATTAAGAAATATAAGACAACTTTAGTATTTACAAACACTAGAAGTGCTGCTGAAAGGGTATCTTACAAGCTTAGAAAATTATTTGAGCAGGAGAAAATATTTGACTCAGATCTGGTAGCTGCTCATCATAGTAGTTTAAGTAGAGATGTGAGGCTTGATGTAGAGGAGAAGCTTAAAGAGGGGAAGTTGAAAGTCGTAGTTTCTTCTACAAGTCTTGAACTGGGTATAGATATCGGATACATTGATCTAGTCATACTCTTAAGCAGCCCTAAGAGTGTAAGCCGATTATTGCAAAGGATAGGGAGAGCTGGTCATCATATCAGAAATGTGAGCAGAGG
It encodes the following:
- a CDS encoding ParB N-terminal domain-containing protein, with the protein product MSFTLEWLNPLALKPHEDVIESIVVENINMLKRRCKIVPIVVDRNSLTILDGHHRHQAAVILGLDKIPVILVDYLSEDIKIENWYLKIENENMFSLFFNSYSLASQDERKIYCATLKGKRIICDDSIFRLYWKIEHLKQKFEKLGLKVVKVTEVDGIALPPIDKETVVKLASMGLRFPPKSTRHIYKFFIPREELYLKC
- a CDS encoding glycosyltransferase; protein product: MLILVLQLLLFLYPSLFVLYQLILYYRSEKVLVLNPDLKETNLPFLSIIVPTKGESLDVIQGLIDNINELIWDKQKLEVIIVSDDDERYFSTLKSTLKIPKNLNVRLFRREKRLGFKSGALSYGFERARGDLILTIDVDSRLPRDALIKAYAKMIESNCDAVVFEWNGYTNTVYSNLAKGLVATTVLASRALFRGKESIGLRPFPVGSGTIFKREVLEKLHGWDYSLIQDDLEIGARMAHIGKRVCSSGVPIYIEVPDNLYGFYVQQTRWALGTGEVLRNRIKYILNSPYSLAQKMDMIFHLLQYTPIIITFILATLVAGLAPFKFGDILKTPLFLFWMMILILYAITLFTLALRLGLGFKNSLMAIGALSALTVAISPFITISFFKGILSKDKVYVVTPKGNVKVSVESKVRRIKIVIAIFGLMYFTASVLYFLHSYIITGLWLLYYSSGYLYTLFRMK